AACAGGCTTTTGTCCAGTTATCATTTCTAATTCTGCAACTGCTGCTTCCAATTCTTTTGGATTTTCCTTTGCATTACCAATACCCATGTTTATTATAACTTTTTCAAGTTTAGGTATCTCCATAACATTTTCATATGTGAATTTCTCCATTAATGCTGGAGCAACTTCCTTCGTGTACTTTTCTTTTAATCTTGAAGCCACTTTAGGTACCTCCTTTCAAGATATTATATTTCTTCTCCGCTCTTTCTAGAAACTCTTACTTTTGTTCCATCTTCTAATGTTTTGAATCCTACTCTTACACCTTTACCTTCTTTAGCATCAAATAACATAACATTTGAAACATGTATAGGTGCTTCTTGATGTACAATTCCACCTTGTTGCACTTTAGCGTTAGGCTTTTGATGTTTTGTAGCCATGTTTACGCCTTCAACTAGTACTTTTTCTGCCTTAGGAAAAACTTTTAGGACTTTACCTTTTTTGCCTTTATCTTTTCCCGTTATAACAACAACAGTATCATCTTTTTTTACGCGCATCATTCTCTATTGCACCTCCTTAATTATAGTACCTCTGGAGCAAGAGAAACTATCTTCATGAAATCTTTATCTCTTAACTCTCTTGCAACAGGCCCGAAGATACGAGTTCCCATAGGAGTTTTATCGTCTTTTATTATAACAGCAGCATTTTCATCAAATGTTATATAACTACCGTCTTTACGTCTTAGACCTTGCTTAGTTCTTACTACTACAGCTTTTACTACTTTACCTTTTTTAACAACTCCACCAGGTGTTGCACTTTTAACAGTAGCAACTATTACATCTCCAACGTTTGCATATTTTCTTCCACTTCCGCCTAAAACACGTATACATAATAGTTCTTTAGCACCTGAATTATCAGCAACTTTCAAACGTGTCTCCTGTTGTATCATTCATAATCCCTCCTTTTCGCCTGTATTATTTAGCTTGCTCTATAACTTCAACTAATCTGAATCTCTTATCCTTTGATAAAGGTCTAGTTTCCATTATTTTCACTCTATCGCCAATTTTACATACATTTTGCTCATCATGAGCCTTAAATTTCTTAGTTCTCT
The window above is part of the Tepidibacter aestuarii genome. Proteins encoded here:
- the rpsQ gene encoding 30S ribosomal protein S17 codes for the protein MERGRRKVRIGRVVSDKMDKTIVVAVEEFVRHPLYGKAVKRTKKFKAHDEQNVCKIGDRVKIMETRPLSKDKRFRLVEVIEQAK
- the rplN gene encoding 50S ribosomal protein L14, which encodes MIQQETRLKVADNSGAKELLCIRVLGGSGRKYANVGDVIVATVKSATPGGVVKKGKVVKAVVVRTKQGLRRKDGSYITFDENAAVIIKDDKTPMGTRIFGPVARELRDKDFMKIVSLAPEVL
- the rplX gene encoding 50S ribosomal protein L24 — encoded protein: MRVKKDDTVVVITGKDKGKKGKVLKVFPKAEKVLVEGVNMATKHQKPNAKVQQGGIVHQEAPIHVSNVMLFDAKEGKGVRVGFKTLEDGTKVRVSRKSGEEI